Proteins co-encoded in one Candidatus Bealeia paramacronuclearis genomic window:
- the secA gene encoding preprotein translocase subunit SecA, giving the protein MFLSLFQKLFGSANDRLIKSLDKYVHAINALEPSLEKLSDAELQGRTDWLKGRLEKGESLDDILVDAFATVREASKRVLGMRHFDVQLKGGIILHRGMISEMKTGEGKTLVGTLPVYLNALSGKGVHVVTVNDYLAKRDSAWMGKIYEFLGLSVNCIVHELDDLQRQIAYRADVTYGTNNELGFDYLRDNMKFRLEEMVQRPFNYAIVDEVDSILIDEARTPLIISGPAEDSSELYVQINKILPLLVPEDYEKDEKARAVTLTEQGNVHIENLLREHGIIQGDNLYDIQNVSAVHHVNQGLKAHILFTRDVDYIVKDDKVIIIDEFTGRMMEGRRYSEGLHQALEAKEGVTIQQENQTLASITFQNYFRLYPKLAGMTGTAMTEASELSDIYKLDVVEVPTNKRVQRKDMDDEVYRTAREKYDAIIKLIKECQDRQQPVLVGTVSIEKSEYISGLLKAAGVPHSVLNARYHEQEAIIIAEAGVPGTVTIATNMAGRGTDIKLGGNLEMRIAQEVEQIQDETEATAKIKQIEAQIAERAEIAKKAGGLFVIGTERHESRRIDNQLRGRTGRQGDPGASKFFLSLEDDLMRIFGSERLESWLTKLGMEEGEAIIHPWINKALEKAQQKVEARNYDIRKQLLKYDDVMNDQRKAIYEQRREIMSQDNVSDFILDMRDEVVHTIVSRFIPEHAYADKWEVDALHEECLRIFGLDLPIKAWAEEEGIADAEILSRLQEAINKLMSEKEERYGEMLMRMAEKNLLLRILDQVWKDHLLMLDHLRQGINLRAYAQRDPLNEYKSEAFEMFNDMLYRLRENVTGVLSHLQMGGPAEEVEEQVEHLLDDHSNDQHIELHYAQDPFDPGLEPEIEQAPKKGRKKAATPKETAPKKSSRKKTTEVTRDVEDWSETPRNAPCPCGSGLRYKQCHGKVE; this is encoded by the coding sequence ATGTTTTTATCTCTTTTTCAAAAGCTGTTTGGATCTGCGAATGATCGGCTTATCAAAAGCCTGGATAAATATGTTCATGCGATCAATGCGCTTGAACCCAGTTTAGAAAAACTCAGTGATGCCGAACTTCAGGGGCGGACCGATTGGCTTAAGGGACGTCTTGAAAAAGGGGAGAGCCTTGATGATATTTTGGTTGATGCTTTTGCAACTGTCCGTGAGGCCTCAAAGCGTGTGCTGGGTATGCGTCACTTCGATGTTCAGCTCAAAGGCGGTATTATTCTTCATCGCGGTATGATTTCGGAAATGAAAACGGGTGAAGGTAAAACTTTGGTGGGAACGCTTCCTGTTTACCTCAATGCGCTTTCCGGAAAAGGCGTTCACGTTGTGACCGTAAACGATTACTTGGCCAAACGCGACTCGGCGTGGATGGGCAAGATCTATGAATTTTTAGGACTTAGTGTTAATTGTATTGTTCATGAACTTGATGATTTGCAACGGCAAATTGCCTATCGCGCTGATGTCACTTATGGCACAAACAACGAACTCGGTTTTGATTATCTTCGCGATAACATGAAATTCCGTTTAGAAGAGATGGTCCAACGTCCCTTCAATTATGCCATTGTGGATGAAGTTGACAGTATTTTGATTGATGAAGCCCGGACGCCTTTAATTATCTCAGGTCCTGCTGAGGATTCTTCTGAGCTTTATGTTCAAATTAATAAAATCCTTCCCCTCCTTGTGCCTGAAGATTATGAGAAAGACGAAAAAGCACGTGCGGTTACATTGACAGAGCAAGGTAATGTGCACATTGAAAACCTTTTACGTGAACACGGGATTATTCAAGGCGATAATCTTTATGACATTCAAAATGTTTCGGCTGTGCATCATGTGAATCAGGGCTTAAAAGCGCATATTTTATTTACCCGCGATGTCGATTACATCGTCAAAGACGACAAGGTCATCATTATTGATGAATTCACGGGTCGTATGATGGAGGGACGCCGCTATTCTGAAGGTCTCCACCAAGCTTTGGAAGCCAAAGAAGGGGTGACCATTCAACAAGAAAATCAGACATTGGCCTCAATTACCTTCCAAAATTATTTCCGACTTTACCCAAAGTTGGCGGGTATGACCGGAACGGCCATGACGGAGGCCTCAGAGCTTTCTGACATTTATAAATTGGACGTTGTTGAAGTTCCCACGAACAAGCGCGTTCAACGTAAAGATATGGACGATGAAGTTTATCGTACGGCGCGCGAAAAATACGATGCCATTATTAAGCTCATCAAAGAATGTCAGGATCGTCAACAGCCGGTTTTGGTTGGGACGGTTAGCATTGAAAAGTCTGAATATATCTCAGGACTTTTGAAAGCTGCAGGCGTTCCTCATAGTGTTTTGAATGCGCGCTATCACGAGCAAGAAGCTATCATTATCGCAGAAGCAGGGGTTCCTGGAACTGTCACGATTGCGACCAACATGGCGGGTCGTGGTACCGATATTAAATTGGGTGGTAACTTAGAAATGCGGATTGCTCAAGAAGTTGAGCAGATACAAGACGAAACCGAAGCCACTGCAAAAATCAAACAAATTGAAGCGCAAATTGCAGAGCGGGCAGAAATTGCTAAAAAGGCCGGCGGCCTTTTTGTGATTGGAACTGAGCGTCATGAAAGTCGCCGAATTGATAACCAACTGCGGGGACGTACTGGTCGTCAAGGAGACCCAGGGGCTTCTAAATTCTTCCTATCTCTGGAAGATGATTTGATGCGCATTTTTGGATCCGAACGTCTCGAGTCTTGGCTTACAAAGCTCGGCATGGAAGAGGGTGAGGCGATTATTCACCCTTGGATCAACAAGGCTCTTGAAAAAGCTCAGCAAAAAGTCGAAGCGCGAAACTATGATATTCGAAAACAATTACTCAAATATGACGATGTCATGAACGATCAACGTAAGGCCATTTACGAACAACGTCGTGAAATTATGAGTCAAGACAATGTGAGTGATTTCATCTTGGATATGCGGGATGAAGTTGTCCATACGATTGTCTCGCGCTTCATTCCAGAGCATGCCTATGCCGACAAATGGGAAGTAGATGCACTGCATGAAGAATGCTTGCGTATCTTTGGACTTGATCTCCCGATTAAAGCCTGGGCTGAAGAAGAAGGTATTGCGGACGCTGAAATCCTTTCGCGCCTTCAAGAGGCCATTAATAAGCTTATGAGCGAAAAAGAAGAACGTTATGGCGAAATGCTAATGCGTATGGCCGAGAAAAATCTCCTTTTGCGGATTTTAGATCAGGTGTGGAAAGATCATCTCTTAATGTTGGATCATTTGCGTCAAGGCATTAATTTACGTGCTTATGCCCAACGTGATCCTTTAAACGAATACAAAAGCGAAGCTTTTGAAATGTTCAACGATATGCTTTACCGCCTTAGAGAAAATGTGACGGGAGTTCTGTCCCATCTTCAAATGGGAGGTCCTGCTGAAGAAGTGGAAGAGCAAGTTGAACATTTGTTGGATGATCACAGCAATGACCAGCATATCGAGCTTCATTACGCACAAGATCCTTTCGATCCCGGGCTTGAGCCTGAAATTGAACAGGCCCCTAAAAAAGGTCGCAAAAAGGCAGCAACTCCCAAAGAAACAGCGCCAAAAAAATCTTCTCGAAAGAAAACTACAGAAGTTACAAGAGATGTAGAAGATTGGTCAGAAACGCCCCGCAATGCGCCTTGCCCCTGTGGATCAGGCCTGCGTTATAAACAATGTCACGGAAAAGTGGAGTAG
- a CDS encoding acyl-CoA carboxylase subunit beta: MQEVLKRLEEKRESSRLGGGLKRIEAQHQKGKLTARERIEVLLDPGSFEEWDMFVEHRCFDFEMEENRISGDGVITGYGTINGRTVFVFSQDFTVFGGSLSESHAEKISKIMDKAVQVGAPIIGINDSGGARIQEGVASLAGYATVFQRNVLASGVVPQISLIMGPCAGGAVYSPAMTDFICMVRDSSYMFVTGPEVVKTVTHENVSAEDLGGATTHTAKSGVADLAYDNDIEALLQMRRLFDFFPLSNREKPPFKSNHDPIERIEMSLDTLIPKNPATPYNMKELILKVVDGRDFFEIQPDFAPNIIVGFARMDGRTVGIVANQPLVLAGCLDIDSSRKAARFVRFCDCFHIPIITFVDVPGFLPGTSQELGGIIKHGAKLLFAYAEATVPKVTLITRKAYGGAYDVMSSKHLRGDVNFAWPTAEIAVMGPKGAVEILFKKDITNTGKIESYTEEYRQKFANPLVAASRGYIDDVIMPHTTRARICRSLRMLENKQLENPWKKHDNIPL, translated from the coding sequence ATGCAGGAAGTACTAAAAAGACTTGAGGAAAAGCGTGAGTCATCGCGACTGGGCGGTGGTCTCAAACGCATTGAAGCCCAGCATCAAAAAGGAAAACTCACCGCACGCGAACGCATTGAAGTGCTTCTCGATCCTGGTTCTTTTGAAGAATGGGATATGTTTGTCGAGCATCGGTGTTTTGACTTTGAGATGGAGGAAAATCGTATCTCCGGCGATGGCGTAATCACGGGATATGGTACTATCAATGGACGCACGGTCTTTGTGTTTTCTCAAGATTTTACCGTTTTTGGAGGGTCTCTCAGCGAATCTCACGCCGAGAAAATCTCAAAAATTATGGACAAGGCCGTTCAAGTGGGAGCACCTATCATTGGAATTAATGATTCAGGGGGGGCAAGAATTCAAGAAGGGGTTGCGTCCTTGGCCGGATATGCCACAGTCTTTCAACGCAATGTTTTGGCCTCAGGGGTTGTTCCCCAAATCTCCCTGATTATGGGGCCTTGTGCGGGGGGCGCCGTTTATTCACCTGCTATGACCGACTTCATCTGTATGGTTCGAGATTCTTCATACATGTTTGTGACAGGGCCTGAAGTTGTCAAAACCGTAACCCATGAAAATGTTTCTGCAGAAGATTTGGGAGGAGCTACTACTCATACGGCAAAATCTGGGGTTGCGGATTTAGCCTACGATAATGATATTGAGGCCCTCCTTCAAATGCGAAGGCTTTTTGACTTTTTCCCCCTCTCCAATCGAGAAAAGCCTCCCTTCAAATCGAATCACGATCCCATAGAGCGGATCGAAATGTCTCTTGATACGCTCATTCCTAAAAATCCAGCAACTCCTTATAATATGAAAGAGCTTATACTTAAAGTTGTGGATGGCCGGGATTTTTTTGAAATCCAGCCGGACTTTGCACCTAATATTATTGTAGGATTTGCCCGTATGGATGGTAGGACCGTGGGAATTGTCGCAAATCAACCACTTGTTTTAGCAGGTTGCCTTGATATTGATTCGTCTCGCAAAGCTGCTCGATTTGTGCGCTTTTGTGATTGTTTTCACATCCCAATCATTACTTTTGTGGATGTCCCTGGATTTTTGCCAGGAACGTCTCAGGAGTTAGGTGGAATCATCAAGCATGGCGCAAAACTTCTTTTTGCTTATGCAGAAGCGACCGTTCCCAAAGTCACTCTCATCACACGAAAAGCCTATGGAGGCGCTTATGATGTTATGAGCTCTAAGCATTTGCGAGGAGACGTGAACTTTGCGTGGCCCACCGCTGAAATTGCGGTAATGGGGCCTAAAGGTGCCGTTGAAATTTTATTTAAAAAAGACATTACCAATACGGGTAAAATTGAGTCTTATACGGAAGAATATCGCCAAAAATTTGCCAACCCTTTGGTGGCTGCAAGCCGGGGTTATATTGATGATGTGATCATGCCACACACCACGCGCGCTCGTATTTGCAGATCACTTAGAATGCTTGAAAATAAGCAGCTTGAAAATCCATGGAAAAAACATGATAATATACCACTTTAG